One segment of Ascidiaceihabitans donghaensis DNA contains the following:
- a CDS encoding branched-chain amino acid ABC transporter permease: protein MTDTVRNTIYFAFVAALIIGTGFVQSWNTALFVLNFGLISAIMALGVNLQWGFAGLFNVGIMGFVALGGLATVLVSMPPVPQAWNDGGMGIIASLALGAATIVGAVIAYAKMKPGRVRGLVIAAILIVGFFVYRAVFDPAVAAIEAVDPAATGYLGGLGLPVVVAWPVGGLLAAGVAWMIGKTALGLRSDYLAIATLGISEIIIAVMKNEDWMARGVKNVVGLPRPAPYEIDLQNSASFVERASGLGLDPVTASTLWVKVIYAGLFTTVLVVLFVMAQRALHSPWGRMMRAIRDNEFAAEAMGKNVTARHLQVFVLGSAICGIAGAMMTTLDGQLTPGTYQPLRFTFLIWVMVIVGGSGNNLGAVLGGFLIWWLWVMVEPMGLTVMNFITAGMPDGSALKDHLIDSAAHMRLLTMGLVLLLVLRFSPRGLIPEK, encoded by the coding sequence ATGACTGATACAGTACGCAATACCATCTACTTTGCATTTGTCGCGGCGCTGATCATCGGCACAGGCTTTGTCCAAAGCTGGAACACAGCGTTGTTTGTCCTGAACTTTGGTTTGATTTCGGCAATTATGGCTTTGGGTGTGAACCTGCAATGGGGCTTTGCGGGCCTGTTTAACGTGGGCATCATGGGGTTTGTGGCTTTGGGCGGGTTGGCGACGGTTCTTGTGTCGATGCCGCCTGTTCCGCAGGCTTGGAATGATGGCGGCATGGGGATCATCGCATCTTTGGCTTTGGGGGCTGCGACGATCGTTGGTGCTGTCATTGCCTATGCCAAGATGAAGCCGGGGCGTGTGCGCGGGCTGGTGATTGCTGCGATCCTGATTGTTGGGTTCTTTGTCTACCGTGCGGTGTTCGATCCTGCAGTGGCGGCCATCGAAGCTGTGGATCCTGCCGCGACTGGCTATCTGGGCGGGCTTGGATTGCCTGTGGTTGTGGCGTGGCCTGTTGGTGGGTTGCTTGCGGCTGGTGTCGCTTGGATGATCGGGAAAACGGCGCTTGGTCTTCGGTCTGACTATTTGGCGATTGCCACACTTGGGATTTCAGAAATCATCATCGCCGTCATGAAAAACGAAGACTGGATGGCACGGGGCGTTAAGAACGTGGTTGGCTTGCCGCGCCCTGCCCCTTACGAGATCGACTTGCAAAACAGCGCAAGCTTTGTTGAGCGTGCCTCGGGGTTGGGCCTTGATCCGGTCACGGCGTCAACGCTGTGGGTCAAAGTGATCTATGCTGGGCTTTTCACAACCGTTCTGGTGGTTCTGTTCGTGATGGCGCAGCGCGCGTTGCACAGCCCATGGGGCCGCATGATGCGCGCCATTCGCGACAATGAATTTGCCGCCGAGGCAATGGGCAAGAACGTCACAGCGCGGCACTTGCAGGTCTTTGTTCTGGGGTCCGCCATTTGTGGTATCGCAGGGGCAATGATGACAACGTTGGATGGCCAGTTGACGCCGGGTACCTATCAGCCTTTGCGGTTCACTTTCCTGATATGGGTCATGGTGATCGTGGGGGGATCTGGCAACAATCTGGGGGCGGTTCTGGGTGGTTTTCTAATCTGGTGGCTTTGGGTGATGGTCGAACCTATGGGATTGACGGTCATGAACTTCATCACCGCGGGTATGCCAGACGGGTCTGCCTTGAAAGATCATCTGATCGACAGTGCAGCCCATATGCGGTTGCTGACGATGGGGCTGGTTTTGTTACTGGTGCTCAGG
- a CDS encoding branched-chain amino acid ABC transporter permease: MDLLNALVAFSNFVLIPATAYGAQLALGALGVTLIYGILRFSNFAHGDTMAFGAMITILFTWLFQSWGVSLGPLPTALLALPFGILGCMALVLFTDRVVYKFYRAQKAKPVILVIVSLGVMFIMNGLVRFIIGPDDRRFADGERFIISVRDFKALTGLKEGLAIKTTQGITVITAVIVVALLFYFLNRTRTGKSMRAYSDNEDLALLSGINPERVVMVTWLIVATLATIAGTLYGLDKSFKPFIFLQLLLPVFASAIVGGLGSPIGAIAGGFVIAFSEVTITYAWKKVATYVVPEAWAPDTLVQLLSTDYKFAVSFVILLIVLLFRPTGLFAGKSV, encoded by the coding sequence TTGGATTTACTAAACGCCCTTGTGGCCTTTTCAAACTTCGTTCTGATCCCTGCCACTGCCTATGGTGCACAGCTGGCGCTTGGGGCGCTTGGCGTCACGCTGATCTACGGCATCCTGCGCTTTTCCAATTTTGCACATGGCGACACCATGGCTTTTGGTGCGATGATCACAATCCTTTTCACATGGCTGTTCCAAAGTTGGGGCGTTTCCCTGGGACCGCTTCCGACAGCGTTGCTTGCCCTGCCCTTTGGCATCCTTGGATGCATGGCCTTGGTTTTGTTCACGGACCGTGTTGTGTACAAATTCTACCGTGCACAAAAAGCAAAACCCGTGATCTTGGTCATTGTTTCGCTCGGGGTCATGTTCATCATGAACGGTTTGGTGCGCTTTATCATCGGACCGGACGACCGCCGCTTTGCTGATGGGGAACGCTTCATCATTTCGGTGAGAGATTTCAAAGCGCTCACAGGTCTGAAAGAAGGTCTTGCGATCAAGACGACCCAAGGCATCACTGTGATCACGGCCGTGATCGTTGTGGCGCTGTTGTTCTATTTCCTGAACCGGACGCGCACGGGAAAATCCATGCGGGCCTATTCCGACAATGAAGATCTGGCCTTGTTGTCGGGCATCAACCCGGAGCGTGTGGTCATGGTCACATGGCTGATCGTTGCGACGCTGGCGACGATTGCAGGGACGTTGTACGGGCTGGACAAGTCTTTTAAGCCCTTCATTTTCTTGCAGCTTTTGCTGCCGGTTTTTGCCTCGGCCATCGTTGGCGGCCTTGGCAGCCCTATCGGGGCCATCGCAGGCGGTTTTGTGATCGCGTTTTCCGAGGTCACGATCACCTACGCGTGGAAAAAGGTCGCGACCTATGTGGTGCCGGAGGCTTGGGCGCCAGACACATTGGTCCAGCTTTTGTCCACCGACTATAAATTCGCGGTCAGCTTTGTGATCTTGTTGATCGTTTTGCTGTTCCGCCCAACAGGCTTGTTCGCGGGGAAATCGGTATGA